Proteins encoded in a region of the Enterococcus gilvus ATCC BAA-350 genome:
- a CDS encoding HK97-gp10 family putative phage morphogenesis protein: MSKTVKIVGLEKFTRSVLQQKGKMEQATHQEVVRSGMRVEKRAKQLAPFDTGWLSNTIYSFESGRLRTNVVSPAEYSIYVEEGTRYMAAQPFLFPAVKEEFPRFMKNMRKIARG, encoded by the coding sequence ATGAGTAAAACAGTAAAGATTGTTGGACTGGAAAAATTCACTCGTAGCGTCCTTCAACAAAAAGGAAAGATGGAACAAGCCACCCATCAAGAAGTTGTACGATCAGGGATGCGTGTTGAGAAACGCGCTAAACAACTCGCACCATTCGATACAGGTTGGTTAAGCAACACGATTTATTCTTTTGAGTCTGGAAGACTTCGCACGAATGTGGTTTCCCCTGCTGAGTATTCTATTTATGTAGAAGAAGGCACACGTTATATGGCGGCACAACCATTCCTATTCCCTGCAGTAAAAGAGGAGTTTCCAAGA
- a CDS encoding esterase FrsA, translated as MDLVIYNHRCKITFSKKVPGYLGEEEVKTETKVLPCGKSLLSESEQLSFFGKYTKTAFKLHLQGMWEGISEIEYEGVRRNLFDLKHHRNSTVVIVS; from the coding sequence GTGGATTTAGTGATCTATAACCATCGTTGCAAGATTACTTTCTCCAAAAAGGTTCCAGGCTATCTTGGTGAGGAAGAAGTGAAAACTGAAACTAAAGTATTGCCCTGTGGAAAAAGTTTACTTTCGGAATCCGAGCAACTTTCTTTCTTTGGAAAATACACCAAGACAGCCTTTAAGCTTCATTTACAAGGGATGTGGGAAGGTATCAGTGAAATTGAATACGAGGGCGTTAGACGCAATCTGTTCGATCTGAAGCATCACCGTAACTCGACAGTAGTGATTGTCTCATGA
- a CDS encoding phage head-tail connector protein, with amino-acid sequence MIEKIKLLLGISDELQDELLELLIEDSEERILATLNQYASRNGTDEIETVPEKFNYIKRDVTIKRFNKLNSEGASADSEEGRSYTWEKSYLDEYLSLFDEHTKPTKIARKGIVRWI; translated from the coding sequence ATGATTGAAAAAATTAAGCTGCTATTAGGGATTTCTGATGAATTGCAAGATGAACTATTGGAATTATTGATTGAAGACAGCGAGGAGCGTATTCTGGCTACCTTAAATCAGTATGCATCGAGAAATGGCACAGATGAAATTGAAACTGTTCCCGAAAAGTTTAACTACATCAAACGAGATGTGACTATTAAACGTTTCAACAAATTGAACAGCGAAGGTGCTAGTGCTGATAGCGAAGAGGGACGTTCGTACACATGGGAGAAATCTTATCTGGATGAATACCTCTCTTTGTTTGATGAGCACACTAAACCAACAAAAATAGCTCGTAAAGGGATCGTGAGGTGGATTTAG
- a CDS encoding DUF4355 domain-containing protein produces MFKKQLLPMHLQFFAEPGDDDTPPAEEQTPEFDAESLTDEQLAAIKEKFGFKDDHDVDSIVKSKKSRWQKELEEEKNEAARLAKLSEKDRQEALIQKQKDDFEREKAEFRKEQLFVEKGKQLTANGMPAEFANRVTGETAEEILDDVKALREEWDKAVEVKVNERLASKSKTRVGTGTGQMTKAEIMAIKDSKERQQMIAQNRGLF; encoded by the coding sequence ATGTTTAAAAAACAATTATTGCCAATGCATCTACAATTTTTCGCTGAACCTGGTGACGATGATACTCCACCGGCCGAGGAGCAAACACCTGAATTTGATGCGGAAAGTTTAACAGATGAACAGTTGGCAGCCATTAAAGAAAAATTTGGTTTCAAAGATGATCACGATGTTGATTCTATCGTCAAAAGTAAAAAGTCCCGCTGGCAAAAAGAATTGGAAGAAGAAAAGAACGAAGCGGCCCGTTTGGCCAAACTTTCAGAAAAAGATCGTCAGGAAGCACTAATTCAAAAACAAAAAGATGACTTTGAGAGAGAAAAAGCTGAGTTCCGTAAAGAACAGTTATTTGTCGAGAAGGGCAAACAACTCACGGCTAATGGTATGCCTGCTGAGTTTGCAAATCGTGTTACTGGTGAAACTGCTGAGGAAATCTTAGACGACGTGAAAGCATTACGTGAAGAATGGGATAAAGCAGTCGAAGTTAAAGTGAATGAGCGGCTTGCTTCAAAATCGAAAACACGTGTTGGAACTGGTACAGGTCAAATGACCAAAGCCGAGATCATGGCAATCAAGGACTCAAAAGAGCGGCAACAAATGATTGCACAAAATAGAGGATTATTTTAG
- a CDS encoding minor capsid protein, giving the protein MVNSQDYWKKRMDEIFAYVDQTDVDFFDELQNIYTEGRQSVQKEIYAFYAQYAKENKISLQEAKKRLMREDLSDYRTNAEKYFKQAEKDPELLKRLNEQYAAGKVTRLEALQLDLAYQLGKMSNKLHKSFESYLKEVGKYAYRKVNFGKSASTLNGPALKQLIETPFNGKNYSQSIWGNVDDLAADLKSILTKGFVRGMGPADMARELRKKYNVARSRAEAVVRTDGTNIINNATVKRYEEAGLIEYEYLAHIDNRTTELCKGLNGEIFKIKDYQPGTNAPPMHVNCRSTIVPTDKELGL; this is encoded by the coding sequence ATGGTTAACTCCCAAGATTACTGGAAAAAGCGTATGGATGAAATCTTTGCCTATGTCGACCAAACAGATGTTGATTTCTTTGACGAGTTGCAGAACATTTACACAGAAGGGCGTCAGAGCGTCCAGAAAGAGATTTACGCTTTTTATGCTCAATATGCCAAGGAGAATAAAATCTCTCTGCAGGAAGCGAAGAAACGACTCATGCGAGAAGATCTGTCGGATTATCGGACGAATGCTGAGAAGTACTTTAAACAAGCTGAGAAAGATCCTGAACTGTTGAAACGACTGAATGAACAATATGCTGCAGGAAAGGTCACACGATTAGAAGCGTTGCAGCTTGACTTAGCTTATCAGTTGGGGAAAATGTCTAATAAGTTGCATAAATCGTTTGAGTCTTATCTAAAAGAAGTTGGCAAATATGCGTATCGCAAAGTGAATTTTGGAAAGTCGGCTAGTACGTTGAATGGCCCTGCTTTGAAACAATTGATCGAAACTCCTTTCAACGGCAAAAATTATTCCCAAAGTATATGGGGAAATGTTGATGATCTGGCTGCTGATTTAAAAAGTATTCTTACAAAAGGATTTGTTCGAGGGATGGGTCCAGCAGATATGGCTCGTGAACTACGTAAAAAGTACAATGTGGCCAGAAGCAGAGCGGAGGCGGTCGTTCGAACGGATGGAACAAATATCATCAATAATGCCACAGTCAAAAGGTATGAAGAAGCTGGGTTAATTGAATACGAATATCTGGCTCACATTGACAATCGAACTACAGAGCTATGCAAAGGTCTGAATGGTGAGATATTCAAGATTAAAGATTATCAACCAGGAACCAATGCGCCACCGATGCATGTCAATTGTAGAAGCACCATCGTTCCGACAGACAAAGAATTAGGACTATAA
- a CDS encoding phage portal protein, with amino-acid sequence MDKVVTFLRDHRYHKNANAVFRMSQEDFDNVEFESEKWIYKLEKFINRHRVEQLPRLQELKRYYLADNNIKYRPAKTDEFAADNRIASDFSRYITIFEQGYMLGQPVQYKNENDELQQQIDELNKRNNEAYHNVLIKTDLSIYGRAYELTTVGLDNDQAFVKVVKLDPEKTFVVYDDTTDSNSLFGVYYYSIDYGDGERKDFVNVYTSDMVYIYLNDNQEERGLHLDDFDDYAFDGVPVNEFANNEDRTGAYEPVLDSIDAYDLSQSELANFQQDSMDAILMITGNPYTGTAKNDIDEDGKVVPNSRLAVSLAFKRARIMIMDDNPNPNGSTPDAKYLIKEYDAAGSETYKQRLVNDILRFTFTPDTLDANFSGTQSGEAMKYKLMASDNRRVMQQRLFEKGLMRRLRLAINIWRIKGNESTAYEDINDTNIIFTANVPKSDTEIVSLASQLYGTVSDETLFEILNTVTGIDPEVELERIKKESSKKPDPRRPKNNKEELEDERNDEENDRNVDED; translated from the coding sequence TTGGATAAAGTAGTTACTTTTTTACGTGATCATCGGTATCACAAAAATGCGAATGCAGTATTTAGAATGTCCCAAGAAGACTTCGATAATGTCGAGTTCGAAAGCGAAAAATGGATTTATAAATTAGAAAAGTTTATCAATCGGCATCGAGTAGAACAATTGCCTCGATTGCAAGAATTGAAACGGTACTACCTAGCAGATAATAATATCAAGTACCGTCCTGCTAAAACAGATGAATTTGCTGCAGACAATCGAATTGCGAGTGATTTCTCAAGATACATTACCATTTTTGAACAAGGGTATATGTTAGGACAACCCGTTCAGTACAAAAACGAAAACGACGAGTTGCAGCAACAGATTGACGAGCTTAACAAGCGAAACAATGAGGCCTATCACAATGTATTGATCAAAACAGATTTGTCCATTTATGGACGAGCTTACGAACTGACAACTGTTGGATTAGATAATGACCAGGCATTTGTAAAAGTCGTGAAGTTAGATCCTGAGAAGACGTTTGTTGTTTACGATGATACAACTGACAGTAATTCTCTTTTCGGTGTCTATTATTATTCAATCGACTATGGCGACGGGGAAAGAAAAGATTTCGTAAATGTTTACACCAGTGACATGGTTTACATCTATTTGAATGATAATCAAGAAGAACGTGGGCTTCATTTAGATGACTTTGACGATTATGCTTTTGATGGCGTTCCAGTAAACGAGTTTGCAAATAACGAGGATCGGACAGGAGCCTATGAACCCGTGCTTGATTCGATTGATGCATATGATCTATCACAATCAGAATTAGCTAACTTTCAACAAGACAGCATGGATGCCATTTTGATGATCACTGGTAATCCCTATACAGGTACTGCGAAAAACGACATAGACGAGGATGGAAAGGTTGTTCCAAATTCGCGCTTAGCCGTTTCTTTGGCGTTTAAACGAGCAAGAATCATGATAATGGATGATAACCCTAATCCTAATGGTTCAACACCAGATGCGAAGTACTTAATTAAAGAGTACGATGCAGCAGGGTCGGAAACATATAAGCAACGATTAGTAAATGACATCTTGCGGTTTACATTTACGCCAGACACTTTAGACGCTAATTTCAGTGGAACTCAATCTGGTGAAGCAATGAAGTACAAACTCATGGCTTCAGACAATCGTCGAGTCATGCAACAGCGTCTATTTGAAAAAGGGTTAATGCGACGACTACGCTTAGCCATCAACATTTGGCGGATTAAAGGGAATGAATCGACGGCCTACGAAGATATCAACGACACAAACATCATCTTTACAGCGAATGTTCCTAAATCGGACACCGAGATTGTTTCTTTAGCCAGTCAATTATATGGAACGGTATCTGACGAAACGTTATTCGAGATTCTAAATACTGTGACGGGGATTGACCCAGAAGTTGAGTTGGAACGAATTAAGAAAGAGTCTAGCAAAAAACCAGATCCAAGGCGACCTAAAAATAATAAGGAGGAATTGGAAGATGAAAGAAATGATGAAGAAAATGATAGAAATGTTGATGAAGATTGA
- a CDS encoding PBSX family phage terminase large subunit: protein MMMVKKKLSELLPKKFHSVWKATLNSDILNIICKGGRGSGKSSDIAHIITQLLMRYAVNAVGIRYVDNTLEQSIYEQMKWAIKQQGVTHLFKFNKSPLRITYMPRGNYMIFRGAQNPERIKSLKDSQFPFTIGWIEELGEFKTEDEVTTITNSLLRGELEDGLFYKFFFSYNPPKRRQSWVNKKYESSFQPENTFVHHTTYEDNPFISKEFLEEVEAARQRNPLRARWEYDGEAIGSGVVPFDNLQIEQGSITDEMVANFDNIRNGLDFGYATDPLAFVRWHYDKKKNGIYAIDEIYGQKISNRDFAGKAKSKGYQSDRINADSAEPKSIAELRNEHFMTNVYGVKKGPDSVEYGEQWLDDLDFICIDPLRTPSIAKEFENIDYQTDRDGNPKPRLEDKDNHTIDATRYAFNDDMYVKQDMKQKMDAAKFFFG from the coding sequence ATGATGATGGTTAAGAAGAAGCTATCAGAATTGCTGCCGAAAAAGTTTCATTCGGTATGGAAAGCCACTCTAAACTCAGATATTCTTAACATTATTTGCAAGGGTGGACGTGGTTCTGGTAAATCATCAGATATCGCTCATATTATTACTCAATTGCTCATGAGATACGCAGTAAATGCGGTCGGTATTCGTTATGTTGATAACACACTAGAACAGTCAATATACGAACAAATGAAATGGGCGATTAAACAACAAGGTGTAACGCATCTTTTTAAATTTAATAAGTCACCTTTAAGGATTACGTACATGCCTCGTGGAAATTATATGATTTTTAGAGGCGCTCAAAATCCTGAAAGAATCAAATCATTAAAAGACAGTCAATTCCCATTTACAATCGGATGGATAGAGGAGCTGGGAGAATTTAAAACTGAAGATGAAGTAACGACTATCACTAACTCACTGCTACGTGGTGAATTAGAAGATGGTCTTTTTTATAAATTCTTTTTCAGTTACAACCCACCGAAACGTCGACAATCCTGGGTAAACAAAAAATATGAGTCTAGTTTTCAGCCTGAAAATACATTCGTTCATCACACTACTTATGAAGATAATCCCTTTATTTCGAAAGAATTTTTGGAAGAGGTTGAAGCAGCAAGGCAAAGAAATCCTTTACGAGCTAGATGGGAATATGACGGCGAGGCTATCGGATCTGGTGTTGTTCCCTTTGACAATCTTCAAATTGAGCAAGGAAGCATTACAGATGAGATGGTCGCTAACTTTGACAATATCAGAAACGGGTTAGACTTCGGCTATGCCACTGACCCGTTAGCATTTGTACGCTGGCACTATGACAAAAAGAAAAATGGCATTTACGCAATTGACGAAATTTACGGCCAGAAAATAAGCAATCGAGATTTCGCTGGTAAAGCCAAGTCAAAAGGCTATCAATCAGACAGGATAAATGCTGATTCGGCTGAGCCTAAGTCAATCGCAGAATTGAGAAACGAGCATTTTATGACGAATGTTTACGGAGTCAAGAAAGGTCCGGATTCTGTAGAGTACGGCGAACAATGGCTAGATGATTTGGACTTTATCTGCATTGATCCTTTACGAACACCAAGCATTGCCAAAGAATTCGAAAATATTGATTATCAAACTGATCGTGATGGCAATCCAAAGCCAAGACTTGAAGATAAAGACAATCATACGATTGATGCCACTCGATATGCTTTTAACGATGATATGTACGTAAAACAGGATATGAAGCAAAAAATGGACGCAGCCAAATTCTTTTTTGGCTAG
- a CDS encoding terminase small subunit, protein MTDKQRIFADEYLKDLNGTRAYKVAYPNVKKDSSAATAAGRLLRNVEIKSYIDEQLEQMHNERTADAKEILEYLTAVMRGKETETVATAKGLYDGVEVSAKDRLKAAELLGKRHALFTDKQQIEVTEMPVFVDDIGDDDG, encoded by the coding sequence ATGACGGACAAACAACGAATTTTTGCAGATGAATATTTAAAAGATTTGAACGGCACGCGAGCTTATAAGGTGGCCTATCCCAACGTTAAAAAGGATTCCTCAGCAGCGACTGCCGCAGGAAGATTGTTGAGAAATGTTGAGATTAAATCCTATATAGATGAACAGCTCGAACAAATGCATAACGAACGAACGGCCGACGCAAAAGAGATTCTAGAATATTTAACAGCAGTTATGCGCGGTAAGGAAACAGAGACAGTTGCAACAGCGAAAGGACTCTATGATGGAGTTGAAGTTAGTGCTAAAGACCGATTGAAGGCAGCTGAACTTCTTGGAAAGCGTCATGCGCTGTTTACCGACAAACAACAAATAGAAGTTACTGAAATGCCAGTGTTTGTAGATGATATTGGTGATGATGATGGTTAA
- a CDS encoding RusA family crossover junction endodeoxyribonuclease gives MIEFFMPIIPPETTAQQKKVHVVNGKPYFYEPDDLKKARVKLMSHLSEHTPKSKIMRPVRMMVKWCFPIVGSHEDGEYKYTKPDLDNSNKLLQDCMTKLGFWKDDSYVVSLIIEKFWAATPGIYIRIEEIE, from the coding sequence ATGATTGAATTCTTTATGCCAATAATCCCACCAGAGACCACAGCGCAACAAAAGAAGGTTCATGTTGTGAATGGTAAGCCATATTTTTATGAGCCGGATGATTTGAAAAAAGCTCGTGTAAAGTTAATGAGCCATCTATCGGAACACACACCGAAAAGCAAAATCATGCGGCCGGTTCGGATGATGGTGAAGTGGTGCTTCCCGATTGTAGGTAGTCATGAGGATGGCGAGTACAAATATACGAAACCAGACTTAGACAATAGCAACAAACTTTTGCAAGACTGCATGACTAAATTAGGATTCTGGAAAGATGATTCTTATGTAGTTAGCTTAATCATCGAAAAATTTTGGGCGGCGACTCCTGGCATTTATATAAGGATTGAGGAGATCGAATGA
- a CDS encoding AAA family ATPase codes for MESKLNLTELLQYVDPSMLSYQEWVNVGMALKHEGYTAADWDQWSQNDSRYRSGETFKKWSSFEGASQPVTGATITQLAKENGWQPIHNEDDDMILGWNDSFTATAVDKSYRLVNTDWVLGQEVHEPKSWNPSKEIINYLEAVFNPGDIIGYVNDGFPVKRTDGTEKWLPKSSGVYTKTAGELIDSLRRCKEDIGAVLGDPNTNSGAWIRINPLDGEGVKNTNVTDFRYSLVESDSMSIDQQNEILRELELPIVALTYSGEKSLHAIVKIDAVNYPQYQERVDYLYKIVESNGLKVDKQNKNPSRLSRLPGFIRGEKKQFLVATNIGKGSWEEWQEYIEDMNDNLPDPESLGDLFDKAIELAPELIKGMLRQGHKMLIAGPSKAGKSFALIQLAIAIAEGRKWFNFDCIQGKVLYVNLELDENSAKKRFFDIYNKQGLGHANVSNIDIWNLRGKTSPMDKLAPKLIRRAQKENYIAVIIDPIYKVLTGDENSAHEMANFTNQFDKIATELGCAVIYCHHHSKGSQGGKNSIDRSSGSGVFARDPDAILDLIELPVTEDRYMQLENEAICQTFNEAIKTYNPTYDDVGLDDQFSKKQMQHHLMSAIRSQDILKQIEIERQDAVRAARQATAWRIEGTLREFPKFDPVNAWFRYPVHVLDETLQDIKLEEDPKENWKKGVQKSNESRSEKAAKELEEAFNILSEDGSPIEVNQVADYLELSKKSIYGRVKKHEGFSVDGGLVVKNKE; via the coding sequence GTGGAAAGCAAATTAAATTTAACGGAATTACTTCAATATGTTGATCCATCAATGCTTTCTTATCAAGAATGGGTCAACGTTGGAATGGCACTCAAACATGAAGGCTATACAGCAGCGGACTGGGACCAATGGAGTCAGAATGATTCCAGGTATCGATCGGGAGAAACGTTTAAAAAGTGGAGTTCCTTTGAAGGTGCGAGTCAACCTGTGACCGGGGCGACGATTACCCAATTAGCAAAAGAAAACGGATGGCAGCCAATCCATAATGAAGACGACGATATGATTTTAGGATGGAATGATAGTTTTACCGCTACAGCAGTAGATAAGAGCTATCGCTTAGTAAATACCGATTGGGTACTTGGTCAAGAAGTTCATGAGCCCAAATCGTGGAATCCATCCAAGGAAATTATTAATTATCTAGAAGCTGTTTTTAATCCCGGGGATATCATTGGTTATGTGAATGACGGTTTTCCAGTGAAACGGACAGACGGAACAGAAAAATGGCTGCCCAAATCATCAGGGGTGTATACGAAAACTGCAGGCGAATTGATCGATAGTTTACGACGTTGCAAAGAGGATATCGGAGCAGTTCTAGGAGATCCGAATACGAATAGCGGCGCGTGGATTCGTATCAACCCGCTAGATGGAGAAGGCGTAAAAAATACTAATGTTACTGATTTTCGTTACTCATTGGTTGAGTCGGATAGCATGTCGATTGACCAACAAAATGAAATCCTTCGAGAGTTAGAATTACCAATCGTTGCTTTGACATACAGTGGAGAGAAAAGCCTTCATGCGATCGTCAAGATAGATGCGGTAAATTATCCGCAATATCAAGAGCGAGTTGATTACTTATATAAGATCGTCGAAAGTAACGGGTTGAAAGTTGATAAACAAAACAAAAACCCTTCTAGGCTTAGTCGTTTACCCGGATTTATTCGTGGCGAAAAGAAGCAATTTCTTGTGGCTACGAATATTGGTAAAGGTTCATGGGAAGAATGGCAAGAGTACATTGAAGATATGAATGACAACTTGCCTGATCCTGAAAGTCTAGGGGATTTATTCGATAAAGCAATTGAATTAGCGCCTGAACTTATCAAAGGAATGTTACGGCAAGGGCACAAGATGTTGATTGCCGGACCAAGTAAAGCCGGAAAGTCTTTCGCGTTGATTCAATTGGCAATAGCTATAGCTGAGGGACGCAAGTGGTTTAACTTTGATTGTATTCAAGGGAAAGTATTGTATGTCAATCTCGAATTAGATGAAAACTCAGCTAAAAAACGTTTTTTTGATATCTACAACAAACAAGGATTAGGCCACGCAAATGTATCGAATATTGACATTTGGAACTTGCGAGGTAAAACGAGTCCAATGGATAAGTTAGCGCCTAAGTTGATTAGACGAGCGCAGAAAGAGAACTATATTGCAGTGATTATCGACCCTATTTACAAAGTATTGACCGGAGACGAAAACAGCGCTCACGAGATGGCCAACTTTACAAATCAGTTTGACAAGATCGCTACCGAATTAGGTTGCGCAGTCATCTATTGTCATCATCACAGCAAGGGTTCTCAAGGTGGAAAAAACTCAATAGACCGATCATCAGGATCTGGAGTATTTGCACGGGACCCTGACGCGATTCTTGATTTAATTGAATTGCCTGTAACTGAAGATCGTTACATGCAATTGGAAAACGAAGCAATTTGTCAGACTTTCAACGAAGCAATTAAGACCTATAATCCAACTTATGATGATGTGGGGTTGGATGATCAGTTTAGCAAGAAACAAATGCAACATCATTTAATGTCAGCCATTCGATCACAGGATATTTTGAAGCAGATAGAAATTGAACGTCAAGATGCAGTTCGTGCTGCACGTCAAGCAACCGCATGGCGTATTGAAGGAACCTTGCGAGAATTTCCGAAGTTCGATCCAGTGAATGCTTGGTTTAGATATCCTGTTCACGTGTTGGACGAAACGCTGCAGGACATCAAGCTTGAAGAAGATCCCAAGGAGAATTGGAAAAAGGGCGTTCAGAAATCGAATGAGTCACGATCAGAAAAGGCAGCAAAAGAATTGGAAGAAGCCTTCAACATTTTAAGTGAAGACGGAAGCCCAATTGAAGTAAATCAAGTTGCTGACTATTTAGAACTATCGAAAAAATCAATTTATGGAAGAGTAAAAAAACACGAGGGATTCAGTGTTGATGGCGGTTTAGTTGTTAAAAATAAAGAATAA
- a CDS encoding DEAD/DEAH box helicase — MQLRPYQQEAREAIQQEWKNEKKRTLLVLPTGCGKTIVFSKVIEDRVKKGERVLVLAHRGELLDQASDKLQKSTGLKTATEKADQTSIGSFFRVVVGSVQTLMREKRLSQFPPNFFDTIVVDEAHHCISDGYQRVLQHFEDANVLGVTATPDRGDMRNLGSYFESLAYEYSLPQAIKEGYLSPIKALTLPLKLDLSAVKQQAGDFSTKDLGTALDPYLYQIADEMAKHCKDRKSVIFLPLVKTSKKFRDILNDRGFRAAEVNGESKDRAEILEDFDNDKYNVLCNSMLLTEGWDCPSVDCIVVLRPTKVRSLYSQMVGRGTRLYEGKEELLLLDFLWHTERHELCHPAHLIANTDEVAKKMTENIEESSETGFAIDLEEAEVQAEKDVVSEREEALAKQLAEMRKRKRKLVDPLQFEMSIQAEDLSSYVPSFGWEMAPPSDKQIKTLEKLGILPDQIDNAGKATKMLERLEKRRVEGLATPKQIRQLEQRGFLNVGTWSFESASKMIGRIAANGWRLPQGITPSTYTEE; from the coding sequence ATGCAACTTAGACCTTATCAGCAAGAAGCACGAGAAGCCATCCAGCAGGAGTGGAAAAATGAGAAGAAACGAACCCTTTTAGTTCTCCCCACCGGATGCGGAAAGACAATCGTATTCAGTAAGGTCATCGAGGATCGAGTGAAAAAGGGCGAGCGCGTGCTCGTCCTCGCTCATCGCGGTGAATTACTGGACCAAGCTTCTGACAAGCTACAAAAGTCCACAGGACTTAAAACTGCAACCGAAAAAGCAGACCAAACTAGTATCGGAAGTTTTTTCAGAGTAGTCGTCGGATCTGTTCAAACATTAATGCGAGAAAAACGCTTATCACAATTTCCACCTAATTTTTTTGACACAATTGTAGTTGATGAAGCTCACCACTGTATTAGTGATGGCTACCAACGAGTTCTGCAGCACTTTGAAGACGCCAATGTATTAGGTGTTACTGCAACGCCTGACCGTGGAGATATGCGAAATTTGGGCTCCTACTTCGAAAGCTTAGCCTATGAATATTCATTACCACAGGCAATCAAAGAAGGTTACCTATCACCGATTAAGGCTCTGACTTTACCATTGAAATTAGACTTGTCTGCAGTTAAGCAACAAGCAGGCGACTTCTCTACCAAGGATTTAGGAACTGCACTTGATCCGTACCTCTACCAGATTGCAGACGAGATGGCTAAACATTGTAAGGATCGTAAATCCGTCATTTTTCTTCCATTAGTAAAGACTTCTAAGAAGTTCCGTGATATTTTAAACGATCGTGGATTTAGAGCTGCAGAAGTTAATGGAGAGTCTAAAGATCGTGCTGAAATTTTGGAGGACTTTGACAATGATAAATACAATGTCCTTTGTAATTCGATGCTGTTAACCGAGGGCTGGGATTGTCCGTCAGTCGATTGTATTGTAGTTCTTCGACCAACAAAAGTCCGATCACTTTATAGCCAAATGGTAGGACGAGGAACGCGCCTGTATGAAGGAAAAGAGGAGCTTCTTTTATTAGACTTCTTATGGCATACAGAACGACACGAGCTTTGTCATCCAGCACATCTAATTGCCAACACTGATGAAGTCGCTAAGAAAATGACTGAGAATATCGAAGAATCTAGCGAAACAGGTTTTGCTATCGATCTTGAGGAGGCAGAGGTGCAAGCAGAAAAAGACGTTGTTTCCGAACGTGAAGAAGCGTTGGCGAAGCAGTTAGCAGAAATGCGAAAGCGAAAACGCAAGCTTGTTGATCCGCTTCAATTTGAAATGTCAATCCAGGCAGAAGATTTATCAAGTTATGTTCCATCATTTGGATGGGAAATGGCCCCGCCGTCTGACAAACAAATCAAGACGTTAGAAAAATTGGGAATTCTCCCTGATCAAATTGATAACGCTGGTAAAGCAACAAAAATGCTTGAACGTTTAGAGAAACGACGCGTAGAGGGATTAGCTACACCTAAACAAATCAGACAACTTGAACAACGTGGATTTCTCAATGTAGGAACGTGGAGCTTTGAATCGGCCAGTAAGATGATCGGGCGGATTGCAGCAAATGGTTGGAGACTACCTCAAGGAATCACTCCAAGTACCTATACAGAGGAGTAG